Proteins found in one Zea mays cultivar B73 chromosome 1, Zm-B73-REFERENCE-NAM-5.0, whole genome shotgun sequence genomic segment:
- the LOC542270 gene encoding cell division control protein 2 homolog, protein MEQYEKVEKIGEGTYGVVYKALDKATNETIALKKIRLEQEDEGVPSTAIREISLLKEMNHGNIVRLHDVVHSEKRIYLVFEYLDLDLKKFMDSCPEFAKNPTLIKSYLYQILHGVAYCHSHRVLHRDLKPQNLLIDRRTNALKLADFGLARAFGIPVRTFTHEVVTLWYRAPEILLGARQYSTPVDVWSVGCIFAEMVNQKPLFPGDSEIDELFKIFRILGTPNEQSWPGVSCLPDFKTAFPRWQAQDLATVVPNLDPAGLDLLSKMLRYEPSKRITARQALEHEYFKDLEVVQ, encoded by the exons ATGGAGCAG TACGAGAAGGTGGAGAAGATCGGGGAGGGCACGTACGGGGTGGTGTACAAGGCGCTGGACAAGGCCACCAACGAGACGATCGCGCTCAAGAAGATCCGCCTCGAGCAGGAGGACGAGGGCGTCCCGTCCACCGCCATCCGCGAGATCTCTCTCCTCAAGGAGATGAACCACGGCAACATCGTCAG ATTACATGATGTTGTCCACAGCGAGAAGCGCATATACCTTGTCTTCGAGTACCTGGATCTGGACCTCAAGAAGTTCATGGACTCCTGCCCGGAGTTTGCTAAGAATCCCACTTTGATCAAG TCATACCTCTACCAGATACTCCACGGTGTTGCGTACTGCCATTCTCATAGAGTTCTTCATCGAGACTTGAAACCTCAAAACTTATTGATAGATCGGCGCACTAATGCACTGAAGCTTGCAGACTTTGGTTTAGCCAGGGCATTTGGAATTCCTGTCCGTACATTTACTCATGAG GTAGTGACATTATGGTACAGAGCTCCAGAAATTCTGCTTGGAGCGCGGCAGTATTCCACACCAGTTGATGTGTGGTCTGTGGGCTGTATCTTTGCGGAAATGGTGAACCAAAAGCCACTATTCCCTGGCGATTCTGAGATCGACGAACTTTTTAAGATATTCAG GATACTAGGTACACCGAATGAGCAGAGTTGGCCAGGAGTCAGTTGTTTGCCTGACTTCAAGACAGCTTTCCCCAGGTGGCAAGCTCAG GACCTGGCAACAGTAGTCCCAAATCTTGACCCTGCTGGGTTGGACCTTCTCTCT AAAATGCTTCGATACGAGCCAAGCAAAAGAATCACAGCGAGGCAAGCACTTGAGCATGAGTACTTCAAGGACCTTGAAGTGGTACAGTGA
- the LOC100274414 gene encoding uncharacterized isoform X1, with translation MVPTDGQPVDKSWYTHEPLYLQWKDWNCKSECRYHCMMERENERAKLGLQPVKYHGKWPLKRASVFQEPLSAALSALTLVVQFNGWLSFFLLLYYKLPLRPETHKTYYEYTGLWHIYGLLAMNSWFWSAIYHSCDTIWTEKLYFSSDAAFLGYSLILAILRTLNLRDEASRVMVAAPILAFVTTHILYLNFYELDKGLNMKVCTVIIIAQCLLWALWAVMTRHPSRLKIIFVAIGGAAAVLLEASDIPPRWGYVDGRAICLAVAIPLSYLWWSFAKEDAEMRTSAILKKAR, from the exons ATGGTGCCAACCGATGGCCAACCTGTTGACAAGTCATGGTACACGCATGAGCCACTGTACTTGCAATGGAAGGACTGGAACTGCAAGAGTGAATGCAGATACCACTGTATGATGGAAAGGGAGAATGAAAGGGCAAAGCTTGGCCTCCAGCCTGTTAAGTATCATGGAAAATGGCCTTTGAAGCGTGCCTCTGTGTTTCAG GAACCTTTATCTGCAGCTCTCTCTGCGCTTACTCTTGTTGTGCAATTTAATGGGTGGCTATCATTTTTCCTCTTGCTTTATTATAAACTTCCTCTGCGGCCAGAAACTCACAAGACATACTATGAATACACTGGCTTGTGGCACATCTATGGGCTCCTTGCCATGAATTCATGGTTCTGGAGTGCCATATATCACAGTTG TGACACAATTTGGACAGAAAAACTATATTTTTCATCAGATGCTGCCTTTCTGGGGTATTCCCTCATTTTGGCGATACTGCGGACTTTAAATTTAAGAGACGAAGCATCTAGAGTTATGGTTGCCGCTCCTATTCTAGCATTTGTGACAACCCACATTCTGTACCTCAACTTCTACGAACTTGACAAAG GCCTGAACATGAAGGTTTGTACTGTGATAATCATTGCTCAGTGTCTCCTATGGGCACTGTGGGCTGTCATGACTCGGCATCCTTCACGGCTGAAGATCATATTTGTTGCCATCGGAGGTGCGGCTGCGGTACTTCTGGAAGCTTCTGACATTCCTCCGCGATGGGGATATGTGGATGGCCGTGCTATATGCCTTGCTGTGGCTATCCCCCTTTCGTACCTTTGGTGGAGCTTTGCCAAGGAAGATGCGGAGATGCGAACGTCAGCAATCCTGAAGAAGGCACGTTAA
- the LOC100274414 gene encoding uncharacterized LOC100274414 precursor, producing MGLLGRRTLLRLLALASAAVAVAVTVEAYEGDADPLYRACVEGCQKTGSLKETSIKHCMVPTDGQPVDKSWYTHEPLYLQWKDWNCKSECRYHCMMERENERAKLGLQPVKYHGKWPLKRASVFQEPLSAALSALTLVVQFNGWLSFFLLLYYKLPLRPETHKTYYEYTGLWHIYGLLAMNSWFWSAIYHSCDTIWTEKLYFSSDAAFLGYSLILAILRTLNLRDEASRVMVAAPILAFVTTHILYLNFYELDKGLNMKVCTVIIIAQCLLWALWAVMTRHPSRLKIIFVAIGGAAAVLLEASDIPPRWGYVDGRAICLAVAIPLSYLWWSFAKEDAEMRTSAILKKAR from the exons ATGGGGCTCCTCGGGCGGAGGACGTTGCTGCGGCTCCTCGCCCTCGCTTCCgcggccgtcgccgtcgccgtcaccgtggaagccTACGAGGGCGACGCTGATCCGCTCTACAG AGCTTGTGTGGAAGGATGCCAAAAGACAGGCTCCCTGAAGGAGACTTCTATTAAACATTGTATGGTGCCAACCGATGGCCAACCTGTTGACAAGTCATGGTACACGCATGAGCCACTGTACTTGCAATGGAAGGACTGGAACTGCAAGAGTGAATGCAGATACCACTGTATGATGGAAAGGGAGAATGAAAGGGCAAAGCTTGGCCTCCAGCCTGTTAAGTATCATGGAAAATGGCCTTTGAAGCGTGCCTCTGTGTTTCAG GAACCTTTATCTGCAGCTCTCTCTGCGCTTACTCTTGTTGTGCAATTTAATGGGTGGCTATCATTTTTCCTCTTGCTTTATTATAAACTTCCTCTGCGGCCAGAAACTCACAAGACATACTATGAATACACTGGCTTGTGGCACATCTATGGGCTCCTTGCCATGAATTCATGGTTCTGGAGTGCCATATATCACAGTTG TGACACAATTTGGACAGAAAAACTATATTTTTCATCAGATGCTGCCTTTCTGGGGTATTCCCTCATTTTGGCGATACTGCGGACTTTAAATTTAAGAGACGAAGCATCTAGAGTTATGGTTGCCGCTCCTATTCTAGCATTTGTGACAACCCACATTCTGTACCTCAACTTCTACGAACTTGACAAAG GCCTGAACATGAAGGTTTGTACTGTGATAATCATTGCTCAGTGTCTCCTATGGGCACTGTGGGCTGTCATGACTCGGCATCCTTCACGGCTGAAGATCATATTTGTTGCCATCGGAGGTGCGGCTGCGGTACTTCTGGAAGCTTCTGACATTCCTCCGCGATGGGGATATGTGGATGGCCGTGCTATATGCCTTGCTGTGGCTATCCCCCTTTCGTACCTTTGGTGGAGCTTTGCCAAGGAAGATGCGGAGATGCGAACGTCAGCAATCCTGAAGAAGGCACGTTAA